In Colias croceus chromosome 12, ilColCroc2.1, one genomic interval encodes:
- the LOC123696118 gene encoding protein suppressor of sable isoform X2, which yields MTIDSSIISDTWKMAEPASNIDLEDGEIESDGETTESAPAEKNEEVADKEEENPQDENETQNYYYSKSGKRKKSKSSKSEQKYKDKSKKSRKYTNPLEDDFAGNIEKAIRKAMNKNDDSDAHEDEVEERRKHKKRKKYEGKDGPSKKRKKQEYSEEMDENEMMCVRGASPVNKQSQDIVFPEDDRDSYASDSSQDSRGHQQRSQRHRPPQRDRNKNKNERRRGNHNMQDSEGVCLYYMQGKCHKGDDCIYSHDAQPPRKMELCKFYLMDCCAKRDKCLYMHADFPCKYYHTGLPCIYKDDCKFAHGKPLNDGLKNILLKHIESAPKEILGDFPRLNREDAMKMIQTTQLRLKQQYPEDSEIQEKNIPSLFELNIPNPQNNSDMLSNNYNDRQKISPKIRQSRWQNDNNSNQCAIASLSPNSNTNMSTVLSIKNLTGVLTPRQISDLTKLGIENLDQLGQLTVLQLNSIGISLKQITEIQLNTMSIQKLGLINNMEQQSQFTGNNAGAKDLDLRVPPTAPVSNNMTLPTDFPGQDVDMRFQPSMAATASDESFKNNTMKQEIQPSKDMIDIDQYTKDALKFASKDKENIDISNDTFDTDKPVSSNEIKDVDHRVLPFTDGDSRIQNTERQPVQSEGDTDIRFLPPDPFFKSPAKRNRRSTTDDDEENNLLIDEKWYSSDEEKGSKKKSPCASPQKGFMSPPAPAPAPHVIEPSTVLSKLGDLSKIDISEEVTKLLNTMKNNLQENTPSNNENVYSSPTISRDPRSRKSPEKIVETPKTTKKKPNRISIYECVDGEPTDGRRRTDVDLRQPDFKPTFGDTDLRQSASGDIDLRLGLPFKPLPNYTPASEINGSINSHPPIPYKLVPIDIPRPDYTDIKNSTAKSQALVDPRLRKVFRLSVDESNSDSEKSSAKTTTAASSGPRVDPRRKPKEPTDSSVIEQKPNALEIQSILQNSNWYKELSTTQKIFVNQHLAPVTQMIKQYHQDKTPGKKFDHNAIQSNSVLCSIFTNLGVSLSESGEFSYLPKPKEALLKTPLNFNQNSNPFGNNMNGPPGGMEPNMNMINVASMNMGGGMNNMNVGHLHGFNQSMADPRNGPTPGLLGIAPNIPHGFNSNKFGPPNNFGNMGYNGPGNEFNFMEEQNFPRFPNRGGHRGRGNDRWNRGGSNRGQRDRKNFNDRGNWKK from the exons ATGACAATTGATTCGTCGATTATTAG TGATACGTGGAAAATGGCGGAGCCAGCATCAAATATCGACTTGGAAGATGGGGAAATCGAGAGTGATGGTGAAACAACGGAATCCGCGCCAGCAGAGAAGAACGAGGAGGTGGCTGACAAAGAAGAAGAAAACCCTCAAGACGAAAACGAaactcaaaattattattattcaaaatcaGGTAAAAGGAAAAAGTCTAAGTCAAGTAAAAgtgaacaaaaatataaagataaaagtaAGAAATCGCGTAAGTATACAAATCCGTTAGAAGATGATTTTGCTGGAAACATAGAAAAGGCTATTAGGAAAgctatgaataaaaatgacgATAGCGATGCTCATGAAGACGAGGTTGAAGAACGTCGAAAACataagaaaagaaagaaatacgAAGGTAAGGATGGGCCTAGCAAAAAACGAAAGAAACAAGAATATTCTGAAGAAATGGATGAAAATGAGATGATGTGCGTGCGTGGCGCCTCTCCGGTGAACAAACAATCGCAAGATATTGTATTTCCAGAAGACGATCGGGATTCTTATGCCTCCGATAGTAGTCAAGATTCAAGGGGTCATCAACAGCGTTCTCAAAGGCACAGGCCGCCGCAGAgagatagaaataaaaataaaaatgaacggCGAAGAGGAAATCATAACATGCAAGACTCGGAAGGTGTATGTTTATACTATATGCAAGGAAAATGTCATAAAGGTGATGATTGTATCTATTCACATGATGCACAACCACCTCGCAAGATggaattatgtaaattttacttaatgGATTGTTGTGCAAAGAGGGATAAATGTTTGTACATGCATGCTGATTTTCCTTGTAAATATTATCACACTGGTCTTCCGTGTATATATAAAGATGACTGTAAATTTGCACACGGGAAACCCTTAAATGatggtttaaaaaatatactactaAAACATATCGAATCAGCTCCTAAAGAGATTTTAGGAGATTTTCCTAGGTTAAACCGTGAAGATGCTATGAAAATGATACAAACAACTCAATTAAGGTTAAAACAACAATACCCGGAGGATTCTGAAATTCAGGAGAAAAACATACCTTCTCTGTTCGagttaaatatacctaatccACAAAATAATTCTGATATGTTATCCAACAACTACAACGACCGACAAAAAATTTCACCGAAAATTCGGCAGTCGAGGTGGCAAAACGACAATAATAGTAATCAATGCGCAATTGCTAGTTTATCACCGAATAGTAACACAAATATGTCGACTgtattaagtataaaaaactTAACAGGGGTTTTAACACCACGACAGATTTCAGATCTAACAAAATTGGGTATAGAAAATTTGGATCAGTTAGGACAATTAACAGTATTACAGTTAAATAGCATTGGTAtatctttaaaacaaataacggAAATCCAATTAAACACCATGAGTATACAAAAATTAGgtttaatcaataatatgGAACAACAGTCACAATTTACAGGAAATAATGCAGGTGCTAAAGATTTAGATTTACGTGTTCCACCCACAGCCCCAGTCTCAAATAATATGACTTTGCCAACGGATTTTCCTGGCCAAGATGTCGATATGCGTTTTCAACCCTCTATGGCGGCGACAGCGAGTGAtgaatcttttaaaaataatacaatgaaacAAGAAATACAGCCTTCCAAGGATATGATTGATATCGATCAATATACAAAAGATGCATTAAAGTTTGCTTCAaaagataaagaaaatatagatatatcGAATGACACATTTGATACTGATAAACCTGTTTCTTCCAATGAAATAAAGGATGTAGACCATAGAGTGCTTCCTTTCACTGATGGTGATTCAAGGATTCAAAACACGGAGCGACAGCCAGTTCAATCAGAAGGTGATACAGACATCCGCTTTCTCCCGCCAGATCCCTTTTTCAAGAGTCCTGCAAAACGAAATCGTCGTTCCACAACCGACGACGacgaagaaaataatttattaattgatgaAAAGTGGTATTCCAGCGACGAAGAAAAAggttcaaaaaaaaaatctccgTGTGCGTCTCCACAAAAAGGTTTCATGTCTCCTCCAGCCCCAGCTCCGGCACCTCATGTAATAGAACCTTCGACTGTATTGAGTAAACTAGGGGATTTATCTAAAATAGATATAAGTGAAGAAGtaactaaattattaaacacaaTGAAGAACAATTTGCAAGAAAATACCCCAAGTAACAACGAGAATGTTTATTCAAGTCCTACGATTTCACGTGATCCTAGATCTCGTAAATCACCAGAAAAAATTGTTGAGACACCAAAAACAACAAAGAAAAAACCCAATCGAATTTCTATATATGAATGTGTTGATGGAGAACCTACGGATGGCCGTCGAAGGACAGATGTAGACCTTCGGCAGCCTGACTTCAAACCTACCTTTGGTGATACTGATTTAAGGCAGAGCGCAAGTGGAGATATAGACTTACGCCTCGGTCTACCATTTAAGCCGTTGCCTAATTACACGCCTGCATCAGAAATAAATGGTTCAATTAATAGCCATCCTCCTATTCCATATAAATTAGTGCCTATAGATATACCTAGACCAGATTATactgatattaaaaatagtactGCAAAATCGCAAGCTCTCGTAGATCCTAGGTTAAGAAAAGTATTCCGTCTTTCAGTAGATGAATCAAATAGTGATAGTGAAAAATCTTCTGCCAAGACTACTACAGCTGCAAGTTCTGGACCACGTGTTGATCCTCGAAGGAAACCTAAAGAACCCACAGACAGCAGTGTTATTGAACAAAAACCAAACGCGTTAGAGATACAATCGATATTACAAAATTCTAACTGGTACAAAGAATTAAGTACaactcaaaaaatatttgttaaccAACACTTGGCCCCGGTGACTCAAATGATAAAgcaataccatcaagataagaCGCCTGGAAAAAAGTTTGATCATAATGCAATTCAAAGTAATTCCGTACTTTGTAGTATATTTACGAATTTAGGTGTTTCTTTATCTGAAAGTGgtgaattttcttatttaCCAAAACCCAAGGAAGCTTTGTTAAAAACACCGCTTAATTTCAATCAAAATTCGAATCCATTCGGCAATAACATGAATGGTCCACCAGGAGGAATGGAACCGAACATGAATATGATCAATGTCGCTTCCATGAATATGGGCGGTGGCATGAATAATATGAACGTCGGTCATTTACATGGCTTCAATCAATCAATGGCAGATCCACGCAACGGCCCAACACCGGGCTTACTAGGAATAGCTCCAAATATTCCACATGGctttaatagtaataaatttggTCCTCCAAATAATTTCGGCAACATGGGATACAACGGTCCAGGGAATGAATTCAACTTTATGGAAGaacaaaatttcccgagatttCCAAATAGGGGCGGGCATCGCGGTCGCGGCAATGACAGGTGGAATCGTGGTGGCTCTAACCGAGGACAAAGAGACAGGAAAAACTTCAATGATCGTGGTAAttggaagaaataa
- the LOC123696118 gene encoding protein suppressor of sable isoform X1, which yields MCELFPSVCVRSTKAVYLLCIISDTWKMAEPASNIDLEDGEIESDGETTESAPAEKNEEVADKEEENPQDENETQNYYYSKSGKRKKSKSSKSEQKYKDKSKKSRKYTNPLEDDFAGNIEKAIRKAMNKNDDSDAHEDEVEERRKHKKRKKYEGKDGPSKKRKKQEYSEEMDENEMMCVRGASPVNKQSQDIVFPEDDRDSYASDSSQDSRGHQQRSQRHRPPQRDRNKNKNERRRGNHNMQDSEGVCLYYMQGKCHKGDDCIYSHDAQPPRKMELCKFYLMDCCAKRDKCLYMHADFPCKYYHTGLPCIYKDDCKFAHGKPLNDGLKNILLKHIESAPKEILGDFPRLNREDAMKMIQTTQLRLKQQYPEDSEIQEKNIPSLFELNIPNPQNNSDMLSNNYNDRQKISPKIRQSRWQNDNNSNQCAIASLSPNSNTNMSTVLSIKNLTGVLTPRQISDLTKLGIENLDQLGQLTVLQLNSIGISLKQITEIQLNTMSIQKLGLINNMEQQSQFTGNNAGAKDLDLRVPPTAPVSNNMTLPTDFPGQDVDMRFQPSMAATASDESFKNNTMKQEIQPSKDMIDIDQYTKDALKFASKDKENIDISNDTFDTDKPVSSNEIKDVDHRVLPFTDGDSRIQNTERQPVQSEGDTDIRFLPPDPFFKSPAKRNRRSTTDDDEENNLLIDEKWYSSDEEKGSKKKSPCASPQKGFMSPPAPAPAPHVIEPSTVLSKLGDLSKIDISEEVTKLLNTMKNNLQENTPSNNENVYSSPTISRDPRSRKSPEKIVETPKTTKKKPNRISIYECVDGEPTDGRRRTDVDLRQPDFKPTFGDTDLRQSASGDIDLRLGLPFKPLPNYTPASEINGSINSHPPIPYKLVPIDIPRPDYTDIKNSTAKSQALVDPRLRKVFRLSVDESNSDSEKSSAKTTTAASSGPRVDPRRKPKEPTDSSVIEQKPNALEIQSILQNSNWYKELSTTQKIFVNQHLAPVTQMIKQYHQDKTPGKKFDHNAIQSNSVLCSIFTNLGVSLSESGEFSYLPKPKEALLKTPLNFNQNSNPFGNNMNGPPGGMEPNMNMINVASMNMGGGMNNMNVGHLHGFNQSMADPRNGPTPGLLGIAPNIPHGFNSNKFGPPNNFGNMGYNGPGNEFNFMEEQNFPRFPNRGGHRGRGNDRWNRGGSNRGQRDRKNFNDRGNWKK from the exons ATGTGTGAGCTATTTCCATCAGTGTGCGTAAGGTCAACGAAAGCAGTCTATTTGTTGTGCATTATAAG TGATACGTGGAAAATGGCGGAGCCAGCATCAAATATCGACTTGGAAGATGGGGAAATCGAGAGTGATGGTGAAACAACGGAATCCGCGCCAGCAGAGAAGAACGAGGAGGTGGCTGACAAAGAAGAAGAAAACCCTCAAGACGAAAACGAaactcaaaattattattattcaaaatcaGGTAAAAGGAAAAAGTCTAAGTCAAGTAAAAgtgaacaaaaatataaagataaaagtaAGAAATCGCGTAAGTATACAAATCCGTTAGAAGATGATTTTGCTGGAAACATAGAAAAGGCTATTAGGAAAgctatgaataaaaatgacgATAGCGATGCTCATGAAGACGAGGTTGAAGAACGTCGAAAACataagaaaagaaagaaatacgAAGGTAAGGATGGGCCTAGCAAAAAACGAAAGAAACAAGAATATTCTGAAGAAATGGATGAAAATGAGATGATGTGCGTGCGTGGCGCCTCTCCGGTGAACAAACAATCGCAAGATATTGTATTTCCAGAAGACGATCGGGATTCTTATGCCTCCGATAGTAGTCAAGATTCAAGGGGTCATCAACAGCGTTCTCAAAGGCACAGGCCGCCGCAGAgagatagaaataaaaataaaaatgaacggCGAAGAGGAAATCATAACATGCAAGACTCGGAAGGTGTATGTTTATACTATATGCAAGGAAAATGTCATAAAGGTGATGATTGTATCTATTCACATGATGCACAACCACCTCGCAAGATggaattatgtaaattttacttaatgGATTGTTGTGCAAAGAGGGATAAATGTTTGTACATGCATGCTGATTTTCCTTGTAAATATTATCACACTGGTCTTCCGTGTATATATAAAGATGACTGTAAATTTGCACACGGGAAACCCTTAAATGatggtttaaaaaatatactactaAAACATATCGAATCAGCTCCTAAAGAGATTTTAGGAGATTTTCCTAGGTTAAACCGTGAAGATGCTATGAAAATGATACAAACAACTCAATTAAGGTTAAAACAACAATACCCGGAGGATTCTGAAATTCAGGAGAAAAACATACCTTCTCTGTTCGagttaaatatacctaatccACAAAATAATTCTGATATGTTATCCAACAACTACAACGACCGACAAAAAATTTCACCGAAAATTCGGCAGTCGAGGTGGCAAAACGACAATAATAGTAATCAATGCGCAATTGCTAGTTTATCACCGAATAGTAACACAAATATGTCGACTgtattaagtataaaaaactTAACAGGGGTTTTAACACCACGACAGATTTCAGATCTAACAAAATTGGGTATAGAAAATTTGGATCAGTTAGGACAATTAACAGTATTACAGTTAAATAGCATTGGTAtatctttaaaacaaataacggAAATCCAATTAAACACCATGAGTATACAAAAATTAGgtttaatcaataatatgGAACAACAGTCACAATTTACAGGAAATAATGCAGGTGCTAAAGATTTAGATTTACGTGTTCCACCCACAGCCCCAGTCTCAAATAATATGACTTTGCCAACGGATTTTCCTGGCCAAGATGTCGATATGCGTTTTCAACCCTCTATGGCGGCGACAGCGAGTGAtgaatcttttaaaaataatacaatgaaacAAGAAATACAGCCTTCCAAGGATATGATTGATATCGATCAATATACAAAAGATGCATTAAAGTTTGCTTCAaaagataaagaaaatatagatatatcGAATGACACATTTGATACTGATAAACCTGTTTCTTCCAATGAAATAAAGGATGTAGACCATAGAGTGCTTCCTTTCACTGATGGTGATTCAAGGATTCAAAACACGGAGCGACAGCCAGTTCAATCAGAAGGTGATACAGACATCCGCTTTCTCCCGCCAGATCCCTTTTTCAAGAGTCCTGCAAAACGAAATCGTCGTTCCACAACCGACGACGacgaagaaaataatttattaattgatgaAAAGTGGTATTCCAGCGACGAAGAAAAAggttcaaaaaaaaaatctccgTGTGCGTCTCCACAAAAAGGTTTCATGTCTCCTCCAGCCCCAGCTCCGGCACCTCATGTAATAGAACCTTCGACTGTATTGAGTAAACTAGGGGATTTATCTAAAATAGATATAAGTGAAGAAGtaactaaattattaaacacaaTGAAGAACAATTTGCAAGAAAATACCCCAAGTAACAACGAGAATGTTTATTCAAGTCCTACGATTTCACGTGATCCTAGATCTCGTAAATCACCAGAAAAAATTGTTGAGACACCAAAAACAACAAAGAAAAAACCCAATCGAATTTCTATATATGAATGTGTTGATGGAGAACCTACGGATGGCCGTCGAAGGACAGATGTAGACCTTCGGCAGCCTGACTTCAAACCTACCTTTGGTGATACTGATTTAAGGCAGAGCGCAAGTGGAGATATAGACTTACGCCTCGGTCTACCATTTAAGCCGTTGCCTAATTACACGCCTGCATCAGAAATAAATGGTTCAATTAATAGCCATCCTCCTATTCCATATAAATTAGTGCCTATAGATATACCTAGACCAGATTATactgatattaaaaatagtactGCAAAATCGCAAGCTCTCGTAGATCCTAGGTTAAGAAAAGTATTCCGTCTTTCAGTAGATGAATCAAATAGTGATAGTGAAAAATCTTCTGCCAAGACTACTACAGCTGCAAGTTCTGGACCACGTGTTGATCCTCGAAGGAAACCTAAAGAACCCACAGACAGCAGTGTTATTGAACAAAAACCAAACGCGTTAGAGATACAATCGATATTACAAAATTCTAACTGGTACAAAGAATTAAGTACaactcaaaaaatatttgttaaccAACACTTGGCCCCGGTGACTCAAATGATAAAgcaataccatcaagataagaCGCCTGGAAAAAAGTTTGATCATAATGCAATTCAAAGTAATTCCGTACTTTGTAGTATATTTACGAATTTAGGTGTTTCTTTATCTGAAAGTGgtgaattttcttatttaCCAAAACCCAAGGAAGCTTTGTTAAAAACACCGCTTAATTTCAATCAAAATTCGAATCCATTCGGCAATAACATGAATGGTCCACCAGGAGGAATGGAACCGAACATGAATATGATCAATGTCGCTTCCATGAATATGGGCGGTGGCATGAATAATATGAACGTCGGTCATTTACATGGCTTCAATCAATCAATGGCAGATCCACGCAACGGCCCAACACCGGGCTTACTAGGAATAGCTCCAAATATTCCACATGGctttaatagtaataaatttggTCCTCCAAATAATTTCGGCAACATGGGATACAACGGTCCAGGGAATGAATTCAACTTTATGGAAGaacaaaatttcccgagatttCCAAATAGGGGCGGGCATCGCGGTCGCGGCAATGACAGGTGGAATCGTGGTGGCTCTAACCGAGGACAAAGAGACAGGAAAAACTTCAATGATCGTGGTAAttggaagaaataa
- the LOC123696118 gene encoding protein suppressor of sable isoform X3 has translation MAEPASNIDLEDGEIESDGETTESAPAEKNEEVADKEEENPQDENETQNYYYSKSGKRKKSKSSKSEQKYKDKSKKSRKYTNPLEDDFAGNIEKAIRKAMNKNDDSDAHEDEVEERRKHKKRKKYEGKDGPSKKRKKQEYSEEMDENEMMCVRGASPVNKQSQDIVFPEDDRDSYASDSSQDSRGHQQRSQRHRPPQRDRNKNKNERRRGNHNMQDSEGVCLYYMQGKCHKGDDCIYSHDAQPPRKMELCKFYLMDCCAKRDKCLYMHADFPCKYYHTGLPCIYKDDCKFAHGKPLNDGLKNILLKHIESAPKEILGDFPRLNREDAMKMIQTTQLRLKQQYPEDSEIQEKNIPSLFELNIPNPQNNSDMLSNNYNDRQKISPKIRQSRWQNDNNSNQCAIASLSPNSNTNMSTVLSIKNLTGVLTPRQISDLTKLGIENLDQLGQLTVLQLNSIGISLKQITEIQLNTMSIQKLGLINNMEQQSQFTGNNAGAKDLDLRVPPTAPVSNNMTLPTDFPGQDVDMRFQPSMAATASDESFKNNTMKQEIQPSKDMIDIDQYTKDALKFASKDKENIDISNDTFDTDKPVSSNEIKDVDHRVLPFTDGDSRIQNTERQPVQSEGDTDIRFLPPDPFFKSPAKRNRRSTTDDDEENNLLIDEKWYSSDEEKGSKKKSPCASPQKGFMSPPAPAPAPHVIEPSTVLSKLGDLSKIDISEEVTKLLNTMKNNLQENTPSNNENVYSSPTISRDPRSRKSPEKIVETPKTTKKKPNRISIYECVDGEPTDGRRRTDVDLRQPDFKPTFGDTDLRQSASGDIDLRLGLPFKPLPNYTPASEINGSINSHPPIPYKLVPIDIPRPDYTDIKNSTAKSQALVDPRLRKVFRLSVDESNSDSEKSSAKTTTAASSGPRVDPRRKPKEPTDSSVIEQKPNALEIQSILQNSNWYKELSTTQKIFVNQHLAPVTQMIKQYHQDKTPGKKFDHNAIQSNSVLCSIFTNLGVSLSESGEFSYLPKPKEALLKTPLNFNQNSNPFGNNMNGPPGGMEPNMNMINVASMNMGGGMNNMNVGHLHGFNQSMADPRNGPTPGLLGIAPNIPHGFNSNKFGPPNNFGNMGYNGPGNEFNFMEEQNFPRFPNRGGHRGRGNDRWNRGGSNRGQRDRKNFNDRGNWKK, from the coding sequence ATGGCGGAGCCAGCATCAAATATCGACTTGGAAGATGGGGAAATCGAGAGTGATGGTGAAACAACGGAATCCGCGCCAGCAGAGAAGAACGAGGAGGTGGCTGACAAAGAAGAAGAAAACCCTCAAGACGAAAACGAaactcaaaattattattattcaaaatcaGGTAAAAGGAAAAAGTCTAAGTCAAGTAAAAgtgaacaaaaatataaagataaaagtaAGAAATCGCGTAAGTATACAAATCCGTTAGAAGATGATTTTGCTGGAAACATAGAAAAGGCTATTAGGAAAgctatgaataaaaatgacgATAGCGATGCTCATGAAGACGAGGTTGAAGAACGTCGAAAACataagaaaagaaagaaatacgAAGGTAAGGATGGGCCTAGCAAAAAACGAAAGAAACAAGAATATTCTGAAGAAATGGATGAAAATGAGATGATGTGCGTGCGTGGCGCCTCTCCGGTGAACAAACAATCGCAAGATATTGTATTTCCAGAAGACGATCGGGATTCTTATGCCTCCGATAGTAGTCAAGATTCAAGGGGTCATCAACAGCGTTCTCAAAGGCACAGGCCGCCGCAGAgagatagaaataaaaataaaaatgaacggCGAAGAGGAAATCATAACATGCAAGACTCGGAAGGTGTATGTTTATACTATATGCAAGGAAAATGTCATAAAGGTGATGATTGTATCTATTCACATGATGCACAACCACCTCGCAAGATggaattatgtaaattttacttaatgGATTGTTGTGCAAAGAGGGATAAATGTTTGTACATGCATGCTGATTTTCCTTGTAAATATTATCACACTGGTCTTCCGTGTATATATAAAGATGACTGTAAATTTGCACACGGGAAACCCTTAAATGatggtttaaaaaatatactactaAAACATATCGAATCAGCTCCTAAAGAGATTTTAGGAGATTTTCCTAGGTTAAACCGTGAAGATGCTATGAAAATGATACAAACAACTCAATTAAGGTTAAAACAACAATACCCGGAGGATTCTGAAATTCAGGAGAAAAACATACCTTCTCTGTTCGagttaaatatacctaatccACAAAATAATTCTGATATGTTATCCAACAACTACAACGACCGACAAAAAATTTCACCGAAAATTCGGCAGTCGAGGTGGCAAAACGACAATAATAGTAATCAATGCGCAATTGCTAGTTTATCACCGAATAGTAACACAAATATGTCGACTgtattaagtataaaaaactTAACAGGGGTTTTAACACCACGACAGATTTCAGATCTAACAAAATTGGGTATAGAAAATTTGGATCAGTTAGGACAATTAACAGTATTACAGTTAAATAGCATTGGTAtatctttaaaacaaataacggAAATCCAATTAAACACCATGAGTATACAAAAATTAGgtttaatcaataatatgGAACAACAGTCACAATTTACAGGAAATAATGCAGGTGCTAAAGATTTAGATTTACGTGTTCCACCCACAGCCCCAGTCTCAAATAATATGACTTTGCCAACGGATTTTCCTGGCCAAGATGTCGATATGCGTTTTCAACCCTCTATGGCGGCGACAGCGAGTGAtgaatcttttaaaaataatacaatgaaacAAGAAATACAGCCTTCCAAGGATATGATTGATATCGATCAATATACAAAAGATGCATTAAAGTTTGCTTCAaaagataaagaaaatatagatatatcGAATGACACATTTGATACTGATAAACCTGTTTCTTCCAATGAAATAAAGGATGTAGACCATAGAGTGCTTCCTTTCACTGATGGTGATTCAAGGATTCAAAACACGGAGCGACAGCCAGTTCAATCAGAAGGTGATACAGACATCCGCTTTCTCCCGCCAGATCCCTTTTTCAAGAGTCCTGCAAAACGAAATCGTCGTTCCACAACCGACGACGacgaagaaaataatttattaattgatgaAAAGTGGTATTCCAGCGACGAAGAAAAAggttcaaaaaaaaaatctccgTGTGCGTCTCCACAAAAAGGTTTCATGTCTCCTCCAGCCCCAGCTCCGGCACCTCATGTAATAGAACCTTCGACTGTATTGAGTAAACTAGGGGATTTATCTAAAATAGATATAAGTGAAGAAGtaactaaattattaaacacaaTGAAGAACAATTTGCAAGAAAATACCCCAAGTAACAACGAGAATGTTTATTCAAGTCCTACGATTTCACGTGATCCTAGATCTCGTAAATCACCAGAAAAAATTGTTGAGACACCAAAAACAACAAAGAAAAAACCCAATCGAATTTCTATATATGAATGTGTTGATGGAGAACCTACGGATGGCCGTCGAAGGACAGATGTAGACCTTCGGCAGCCTGACTTCAAACCTACCTTTGGTGATACTGATTTAAGGCAGAGCGCAAGTGGAGATATAGACTTACGCCTCGGTCTACCATTTAAGCCGTTGCCTAATTACACGCCTGCATCAGAAATAAATGGTTCAATTAATAGCCATCCTCCTATTCCATATAAATTAGTGCCTATAGATATACCTAGACCAGATTATactgatattaaaaatagtactGCAAAATCGCAAGCTCTCGTAGATCCTAGGTTAAGAAAAGTATTCCGTCTTTCAGTAGATGAATCAAATAGTGATAGTGAAAAATCTTCTGCCAAGACTACTACAGCTGCAAGTTCTGGACCACGTGTTGATCCTCGAAGGAAACCTAAAGAACCCACAGACAGCAGTGTTATTGAACAAAAACCAAACGCGTTAGAGATACAATCGATATTACAAAATTCTAACTGGTACAAAGAATTAAGTACaactcaaaaaatatttgttaaccAACACTTGGCCCCGGTGACTCAAATGATAAAgcaataccatcaagataagaCGCCTGGAAAAAAGTTTGATCATAATGCAATTCAAAGTAATTCCGTACTTTGTAGTATATTTACGAATTTAGGTGTTTCTTTATCTGAAAGTGgtgaattttcttatttaCCAAAACCCAAGGAAGCTTTGTTAAAAACACCGCTTAATTTCAATCAAAATTCGAATCCATTCGGCAATAACATGAATGGTCCACCAGGAGGAATGGAACCGAACATGAATATGATCAATGTCGCTTCCATGAATATGGGCGGTGGCATGAATAATATGAACGTCGGTCATTTACATGGCTTCAATCAATCAATGGCAGATCCACGCAACGGCCCAACACCGGGCTTACTAGGAATAGCTCCAAATATTCCACATGGctttaatagtaataaatttggTCCTCCAAATAATTTCGGCAACATGGGATACAACGGTCCAGGGAATGAATTCAACTTTATGGAAGaacaaaatttcccgagatttCCAAATAGGGGCGGGCATCGCGGTCGCGGCAATGACAGGTGGAATCGTGGTGGCTCTAACCGAGGACAAAGAGACAGGAAAAACTTCAATGATCGTGGTAAttggaagaaataa